From the genome of Fusarium oxysporum f. sp. lycopersici 4287 chromosome 3, whole genome shotgun sequence, one region includes:
- a CDS encoding hypothetical protein (At least one base has a quality score < 10): MFLATQNDTDDPDGVAPQSPKLEPLYLRHQESSPSPPPLIPTTKASRNSKFYETSGYANLINNLDGGRNPDIAREVDRENLPCGEDSPDEESWRDSAVDGNLAADALPINGLSARGYISGSKVTSPLIPSSNGALPPLHHGLRAPAGNSKETLPSQSLPSLRSTLGELRDLPPERPSEQDLGRSRPGPSSTFPPSPAANLGHRFSLTTNLLSSPRSAPDRYRTLSSHSTAEGSTDHEPANGTHARATTEYSSSNATGTPNTDHSASSPAASVSINSTSITDRMSIDGMTHPQPIAGLYTCTFQGCRVEPFQTKYLLNSHMNVHSSVRLHYCPVKGYPRSEGGKGFKRKNEMLRHGLVHDSPGYVCPFCPDREHKYPRPDNLQRHVRVHHIDKDKDDPQLRAVLAQRPDGPNRDRRSRNPPS; the protein is encoded by the exons ATGTTCCTAGCTACGCAGAACGATACAGACGACCCGGATGGCGTGGCTCCTCAAAGCCCAAAACTCGAACCGCTATATCTAAGGCACCAAGAGTCATCTCCAAGTCCTCCCCCCCTTATACCTACAACTAAAGCCAGTCGTAACAGCAAGTTTTATGAAACCTCTGGGTATGCCAACTTGATAAATAATCTCGACGGCGGACGCAACCCCGACATAGCTCGCGAAGTTGACCGCGAAAACCTTCCATGCGGCGAAGACTCACCAGATGAAGAATCGTGGCGAGATAGTGCCGTCGACGGCAACCTCGCTGCAGACGCACTCCCGATCAACGGTCTGTCTGCGCGGGGATATATCTCCGGTAGCAAAGTCACATCGCCACTCATCCCTTCGTCTAACGGAGCCTTACCGCCGCTTCACCATGGGCTTCGCGCACCAGCAGGCAATTCTAAGGAGACTCTTCCATCACAGTCTCTCCCGTCTCTTCGTTCAACACTTGGTGAGCTCCGAGACTTACCCCCAGAGCGCCCATCCGAACAAGATCTCGGTCGATCTCGCCCAGGCCCATCCTCGACTTTCCCTCCTTCGCCAGCTGCAAATCTAGGGCATAGGTTCAGTTTGACTACCAATCTCCTGTCATCACCCCGTTCAGCACCAGATAGATATCGAACACTCTCCTCGCACTCTACGGCAGAGGGGAGTACAGATCATGAGCCTGCAAATGGTACCCACGCTCGCGCCACAACGGAATATAGTAGTAGCAATGCTACCGGGACTCCGAATACCGATCATTCTGCCTCTTCACCCGCCGCATCAGTCTCGATCAACTCAACCTCAATTACCGACCGGATGAGCATTGATGGAATGACACATCCGCAGCCTATTGCCGGCTTATATACATGTACATTCCAGGGATGCCGGGTGGAACCGTTCCAGACAAAATATCTTCTCAATTCTCATATGAATGTGCACTCGTCAGTACGGCTACACTATTGTCCAGTCAAAGGATATCCGAGAAGTGAAGGGGGCAAGGGCTTCAAGAGAAAGAATGAAATGTTAAGACATGGTCTAGTTCATGATTCTCCAGGCTACGTTTGCCCTTTTTGCCCTGACAGGGAACACAAATATCCACGTCCAGATAACCTTCAGCG ACATGTCCGTGTTCATCACATagacaaagacaaggacGACCCGCAACTGAGAGCTGTACTCGCTCAGCGACCAGATGGACCCAATCGCGATCGACGAAGTCGCAACCCACCGTCATAA
- a CDS encoding hypothetical protein (At least one base has a quality score < 10): MPHVTDLKYFDPCAATASMFLYAQGSSVVCCHHDTLTIERRFSRHADEVQLLVVDNQSEAGGGRFVVSYDAGQTAIVWDLMTGDEISRFACYDHLTVAAWMKNGNVAFGNTKGSIIMFEPSTSEHVSSRTTDQISVTALAPSADCRTFAIGYQNGSLFVATLQPRFTILHNLTTSKGPSPIVNLAWHASSPRQKSDMLAVQMHDGDLRVWSVAKKYSADDPAKVVRNLRKAEVTRDGPNWMGWSKNGRIIQYSDSQTQSWDVRTKHITHDPIPTLDLVRGLAVYGPGATLFTLGPNNTVQQFDLKSPAIMVANVQHPAILLPPSPPVSEESGDRSATSTTTIASESETSSIPLYMDISESDEDHLSPFARLTRRQAYGSGNEPYESASPVSSRSGLSSLSKSSAGSSQTPGRYPGSMRSRGLSENTYISATTSIRSSTIGNSAHGNTRDLDTYSMGYSLGTTSVPSIASSRSRRRPSRLRNEVPRSPDDNKVHDLFKCARARLSDIPYKHAMGANSARLTNDDLRRQMLNTIFGWNKEVEDLIRDEMSRHTQGSPSRILLAKWLDDINPNIMNANFENMTSSDWMLLALSGIGGHASQQKLGHTYVQRLLEAGDVHTAVTIMLGMGDHNDAIEVYISHKRYMEALILTCLSAPSVWERQAAIIRKWGKWAVQHGQQQLAIRCFACTDQESTEPWTSPSAAQLNFQTMTPSIPEILSPPLSPPGVQRCLQRSIAKTSALKLITSFGDQMQKTKFFAGDGGQTPIAAGVTPIADSARSPAFSHASNNEAPTAFLRPSNNSRFNTTVSARGRGRLPSIGEIPSDLNPGALRSAELSAVPDDYEPRSGHVRTPSGNDNMMMGTASHRAATASPMMMREHAQLIVQASEGDFSPPPDQAAMLKMQQTSRNHRNGSRDRIPVGVNLPLHPGPSHDDITSPEQSVTFSTRYHWPTRRRGPASVTGSVTSASSAGRSLRHQAVRNREDYIHSLDAAKHYSKRQRSRQRSHSRTRDASPDHPGSRERTTRSREPSEDRGRVSACHWPKAKRSPTSPIPMSPEYLLNLSTPRHGQIGEPNTVRKVSGSIVKPQSRNSNRGSRRRSPEGLSRPPALTLRARSQGRESSAQRSPSSPLPLSATVHQYQGSEDEENYRAAITAQEEFRNKHSRSSSRGLGSPALSKQDASEHRRRANSEVANFDGSTSTEHAGDLKQMNNERQRKKEQAARELEERRKSLAKRAQTPSIPHSNEFAPAFAITVKTAEPKPLPDDIPPRSATEPPQKSMYARNGPVIGLPATPKAMRLIIEGNHDQPGSTPRPNVPSIPASFSQRYSPETSPQQSPEREAPVPEPSLTLLRSTVYQPPARPHIPRSMSAPIPDEPGQRPARLARKSSVGRIEEVVPSKQRRSHEDPMPPPPPPAPPVLKEFRHLASPPPPPVPLQHAQRY; encoded by the exons ATGCCTCATGTTACCGATTTAAAGTACTTTGACCCCTGCGCCGCCACTGCGTCCATGTTCTTGTACGCCCAGGGTTCATCCGTTGTTTGCTGTCACCATGATACTCTTACCATTGAACGAAGGTTTTCTCGACACGCTGATGAGGTTCAATTGTTAGTGGTTGATAATCAGAGTGAGGCTGGTGGTGGCCGCTTCGTTGTCAGTTACGATGCTGGCCAAACAGCAATTGTGTGGGATCTAATGACAGGCGATGAGATCTCTCGATTTGCCTGTTATGATCATTTAACTGTCGCAGCGTGGATGAAAAATGGCAATGTGGCTTTTG GCAATACAAAAGGAAGCATTATCATGTTTGAGCCTTCAACATCCGAACATGTTTCTTCACGAACTACTGACCAAATTTCTGTGACGGCATTGGCACCGTCGGCTGATTGTCGAACCTTTGCTATCGG CTACCAGAATGGCTCTTTATTCGTTGCAACCTTGCAACCACGCTTTACTATCTTACACAATCTTACCACTTCCAAAGGACCATCACCCATCGTCAACCTCGCATGGCATGCTTCTTCGCCTCGGCAAAAGTCCGACATGCTTGCTGTCCAGATGCATGACGGTGACTTACGAGTCTGGAGCGTGGCAAAGAAGTACAGCGCTGATGACCCTGCAAAGGTGGTTCGAAACCTTAGGAAAGCTGAGGTCACGAGGGATGGACCCAACTGGATGGGATGGTCCAAGAACGGTCGCATAATTCAATATTCCGACTC GCAAACACAGTCATGGGATGTTAGGACAAAGCACATCACCCATGATCCCATCCCgactcttgatcttgttcGCGGCCTCGCCGTCTATGGCCCAGGTGCCACGTTGTTCACCCTTGGACCCAATAATACCGTGCAGCAGTTCGACCTGAAGTCCCCGGCCATCATGGTTGCCAATGTCCAACACCCAGCAATCCTATTGCCACCCTCTCCTCCAGTCTCAGAAGAAAGTGGTGATCGATCAGCGACCTCGACTACTACTATCGCCTCCGAGTCTGAGACGAGCTCTATTCCCCTGTATATGGATATTTCCGAGAGTGACGAAGATCACTTATCACCATTTGCTCGCCTGACTCGACGCCAAGCTTACGGCTCTGGTAATGAGCCTTACGAATCAGCTAGCCCTGTCTCAAGTCGGAGCGGACTTTCATCCTTATCGAAATCCTCAGCTGGGTCGTCCCAAACCCCTGGCCGTTACCCCGGATCCATGAGGTCAAGAGGACTGTCAGAAAACACCTATATCTCGGCTACAACCTCGATCAGGTCATCAACTATTGGCAACAGTGCTCACGGTAACACGAGAGATTTGGACACTTATTCCATGGGATACTCTCTTGGCACTACAAGTGTTCCTTCCATAGCCTCAAGCCGATCACGAAGAAGACCTTCTCGCCTGCGCAATGAAGTTCCCCGTAGCCCTGACGACAACAAGGTGCACGACCTATTCAAGTGTGCTCGGGCGCGTCTCAGTGACATTCCTTACAAACATGCTATGGGTGCCAACAGTGCTCGTCTCACCAATGATGATCTGCGCCGTCAAATGCTCAATACCATCTTCGGATGGAACAAAGAGGTTGAAGACCTGATTAGGGATGAGATGAGTAGGCATACCCAAGGATCTCCCAGCCGCATTCTCTTGGCCAAAtggcttgatgatatcaatccCAATATCATGAACGCAAACTTCGAGAACATGACTTCTTCTGACTGGATGTTATTGGCTCTGAGTGGCATCGGCGGCCATGCCTCACAACAGAAGCTTGGCCATACATACGTCCAGCGCCTGCTTGAGGCTGGCGACGTGCACACAGCAGTTACTATTATGCTTGGCATGGGTGATCACAATGACGCTATTGAGGTTTATATCTCTCACAAGCGTTACATGGAGGCACTGATCCTCACATGCCTCTCAGCCCCTAGTGTTTGGGAACGACAAGCTGCTATTATCAGGAAATGGGGGAAGTGGGCAGTTCAACATGGCCAACAGCAGCTAGCAATCCGATGCTTTGCTTGCACCGACCAGGAGTCTACTGAGCCTTGGACTTCTCCATCCGCCGCGCAGCTGAACTTCCAGACTATGACTCCCAGTATTCCTGAGATCCTAAGCCCGCCTCTCTCACCTCCCGGTGTTCAACGTTGCCTCCAACGCAGCATCGCAAAGACCTCTGCTCTCAAGCTTATCACCTCATTTGGTGATCAAATGCAAAAGACAAAGTTCTTTGCTGGCGACGGTGGTCAAACCCCGATTGCCGCGGGTGTTACCCCTATCGCTGACTCTGCCCGCTCTCCCGCTTTCTCTCATGCCTCCAACAACGAGGCCCCGACAGCCTTCCTTCGCCCTTCAAACAATAGCAGATTCAATACCACAGTGTCTGCCCGAGGACGTGGGCGTTTGCCGTCCATTGGTGAGATTCCCTCAGACCTCAACCCGGGGGCACTTCGATCTGCTGAGCTGTCTGCTGTGCCTGATGACTATGAGCCTCGATCTGGTCATGTTCGAACACCATCTGGCAATGACAACATGATGATGGGTACCGCATCACATCGTGCCGCTACTGCAAGCccgatgatgatgcgagAGCATGCTCAACTCATTGTCCAAGCGAGCGAAGGAGATTTTTCACCGCCACCGGACCAGGCCGCTATGTTGAAAATGCAACAAACATCACGTAACCATCGCAATGGCTCTCGTGACCGCATTCCTGTGGGTGTGAATCTACCGCTGCATCCTGGGCCCTCTCATGACGACATTACATCCCCAGAGCAGTCCGTCACTTTTTCTACTCGCTACCACTGGCCAACTCGCCGCAGAGGCCCAGCCTCTGTGACAGGTTCGGTCACTTCTGCGTCGAGCGCCGGAAGAAGCCTTCGTCATCAAGCTGTGCGAAACCGAGAAGATTACATCCATAGCTTGGATGCTGCCAAGCACTACTCCAAGAGACAACGCAGTCGTCAGCGTAGCCATTCAAGAACTCGGGATGCTTCACCAGATCATCCTGGAAGTCGAGAGCGAACCACACGCTCCAGGGAACCTTCCGAGGACCGTGGACGTGTCAGCGCTTGCCATTGGCCCAAGGCAAAACGATCACCAACTTCCCCAATCCCCATGTCTCCAGAGTACTTGCTGAACTTGAGCACTCCACGACATGGTCAGATCGGTGAGCCAAACACAGTACGCAAGGTAAGCGGTTCAATTGTCAAACCACAAAGCCGCAATTCAAACCGTGGAAGCCGCCGCAGGAGCCCAGAAGGTCTCTCTCGCCCGCCAGCTCTCACACTTCGTGCCCGAAGCCAAGGCCGGGAGAGTTCTGCACAGCGTTCTCCTTCGTCACCCTTGCCTCTGAGTGCTACTGTTCACCAGTACCAGGGTTccgaggatgaagagaacTACAGAGCAGCCATAACAGCTCAAGAGGAATTCAGGAACAAGCACAGCCGCAGTAGCAGCCGAGGCCTTGGCTCGCCGGCACTGAGCAAGCAAGATGCTTCGGAGCACCGACGCAGAGCCAATTCTGAGGTCGCCAACTTTGACGGTTCCACTTCAACTGAGCATGCTGGTGACCTCAAGCAAATGAATAACGAGCGTCAGCGAAAGAAGGAACAGGCTGCACGAGAACTCGAGGAGCGCCGCAAGTCTCTGGCCAAGCGTGCCCAAACACCTTCAATCCCTCATTCTAACGAGTTCGCTCCTGCTTTTGCGATCACGGTTAAGACTGCTGAGCCTAAGCCTCTACCTGACGATATCCCACCTCGCAGTGCTACTGAGCCCCCACAAAAGAGCATGTACGCCCGCAACGGACCTGTTATTGGACTTCCAGCGACCCCCAAAGCCATGAGACTCATCATTGAGGGCAACCATGATCAACCAGGAAGCACTCCCAGACCCAACGTGCCTTCGATTCCAGCCAGCTTCTCTCAGCGATACTCGCCAGAAACCTCACCTCAACAGTCGCCTGAGAGAGAAGCGCCAGTCCCCGAGCCCAGTCTCACTCTGCTGCGATCCACCGTCTACCAGCCACCGGCGCGACCTCATATCCCTCGTAGCATGTCAGCCCCAATTCCAGATGAACCTGGCCAGCGCCCTGCTCGTCTTGCACGCAAGAGCAGTGTTGGACGTATCGAAGAAGTTGTCCCTAGTAAGCAACGACGCTCTCACGAAGATCCTATgccccctccccctcctccgGCGCCCCCAGTTCTCAAGGAATTCAGGCATTTGGCTTCACCTCCACCGCCTCCTGTCCCTTTGCAACACGCCCAGCGATATTAG
- a CDS encoding hypothetical protein (At least one base has a quality score < 10) — MIDIVMDDDLSSGNDQASEASPPAPASHRSHNRGRSIGDSSISGRIHKVSERLRSASRNRKEHVRFAPSEAPFESIPIPRR, encoded by the coding sequence ATGATTGATATTGTCATGGACGACGATTTATCATCTGGTAATGATCAAGCGTCAGAGGCCAGCCCTCCGGCACCAGCTTCCCACAGGAGCCACAACCGAGGCAGAAGCATTGGAGACAGCAGCATCTCAGGCCGCATTCACAAGGTCAGTGAGCGACTTCGTTCTGCCAGCCGCAATCGAAAGGAGCATGTCCGATTTGCCCCTTCCGAGGCTCCCTTTGAGAGCATTCCTATACCTCGACGATGA